The following is a genomic window from Rhododendron vialii isolate Sample 1 chromosome 9a, ASM3025357v1.
GTTCTCGCCGAAGACGCCCCCGAAGTTTGATGAGATGTTTGGAGGAGGCCTGTGATCGGACTTGTTCCCGCTAGAGGAAGCGCTTCCGAAATTTTTCAGAAGAGAAGCACTTGAATTGCTCGTCGTTGACCCCATTTGAGCGGCCTTTTGGAGAAGTGCGGTTGCAGACATATGAGAGGGGAAGTTGTTATTTTGGACCGCCGAGCTATAGAGAGAAGGGATGTTCGAAGTGATTTGGTTTCCCATTGGGTTTCCGGAGAAAAGACTTGACCCTTCATTTCCACTCCCACCACTAGAATTTCCATTGTTGAATTGATTTGGAAATAGGAAGCCCGAAGAAACTGGTAGATTCGGATTGTTTTGAAGATCAGAAAGCTGCATTAGCCCATGAAACGGCTTGTTTGAGATTAGTCCATGTTGGTTCTGACCGTCTGCTTGGTCGTGAAAATCTTGGTTTGGCTCGGTCATGAAGAAAGCAGAAGAGGGGAGGGGATTTGTGGGAGGTCGGAATGTGGAACCAAGATTTTGTGGGATGAGATTATCGAACTGTGATGGTCCGGGTCTGGCACCGCCTAGGCGTAATATATCGGTGGAGGGGTGGTTAGGGTCTTGGAGTGAGGAAATTTGGTGCCCTAATGGAGATAAGCCTAAGCTCATGTTGTTGGTAGTTCCATATAAATGGCTTCCAATGGCACTCAAGGAGGGTGGATGCCTGGCACTCTCTTGAGCTAGGGCGTCACAGAAAGCTCGGTGAGTAATGAAACTGTCACgcctgaaaaaaaaatgaaaaaaaaaagattaaaaatggaaattataattttttaattgagtTAGGTATAAAACATTGACAACATAATTTGCGGTAAGTTCAAGAATTGCTAGGGGGAATATGATTCTAGAGCAGGTCAATGGTACATTTCATGGCTTCTGATGTACAAGCAATTAAAGCACTGGGTACCACCACCAATACCATATCAGATAAAGTACAATCACTCTAACGTCAAAATGATATCAACAGGATCCGTATTGTTGCCCTTGACCTATTATTATGATTGGTCCCAAATGCCTGTGGTCCAATTCTAAGAAAGGGGTTTCAGTGGATGAGAAAAATTGAGGACCTTAGCAATccaattgaaataaaataaattattcatAATTTAGCCACCCATTTTGAAGAATCTCAAGGGTTATATTTAGGGTTTAAGGCTCGATAGCTAGAAGAGAGATTCAAAGAAAGGTAATTTACGTGACAATACAATGACGAAAAATTTCATAGAAAAATGTTGGATTTTATTGgagaatgaaaaaagaaaatggaaggaTGAAAGGAATATGCAGATTTTCCGAGGGGACTACAATTTCTGAACAAGgcaaaaaacataattaagttgatgaaaaaaaaatttcttctgaTCTTTTTGAAATGATTGGTCAATATAATTCGAAACCTGCCAATTTAGGGACTGGGAGTTAAATAAATGCAACAAAAGAGGTTTTACCATTATGATGAAAAGGGATCAATCAATATCCGAATTCAATTCCTAGGCCGTTCAtgattcaacttttttttttttttgatccgcgttCATGATTCAACTCAATTACTACAAATTACAAAGAACTGCCTTTTTTTCTTCAGTGCCTAAATTATTGAGACCAAGGAATAGAAAGCATTCATCCAGTACTAATTCTCTCAAAACCCCCATATGAATACTTTCTCAATAGGGCAAGAacgcagcagcagcagcttcaTTCATTAATTACTGAACACATTCaaattattgagagagagagagagagagagagagagagagagagagagagagagagagattatcaTGGAAAAGGATACCTGCAAAAGAAGGGACCTGAACACAAGTAGCCAGCCCACAAGAGAACAAACCTGGTATACCCATTGCCCATGGGGGTGTGCATACAGCAACACGTGAAtaggtgaaaaagaaaaaaaaaaaaaaaagaaaaaaaaaaaggggacgaTTCTGTAGCTCTGTACGTACGACCCCCCCATGATGGCAGTTTCCTCTCCAGAGATTATTCACGTGGGGAACCATTTTTTCTTTCCTGGCCTATTTTTACCATCCCATGTAGTGCcagaaaaaaattccaaacgcAACAACAAAAACCACTAGagttcaaaaattttcaaaatggaatcacAAGGcgatggaagagagagagagagagagagagagagatgccgattCACAAGAAAAACTGTCAGTGAAAGGAAAAAACCATCAGAACTTTTTCTTGGTTGGGGAATCTAAGTCCTAAAAACAAAGGAGCCAAGCCACagccttttgttttttccctcttttATCAAGCATATAACCACCTAATTAATATATCTTCGACAAAAATTCGATACACCTTGAACTTTCACTTAGAAGAATACTAGAGAATGTGGTATTTTATGAAAATTTTAGATAATATAGTGTAATCAGAGtcattctgaaaaaaaaaaattatcttttgggtttttttgagcACCTTTTTTGGGAATGTTACGTACCACTACAACATCTTCCTTGAAATCAAgaatattgaaaaaataaactcaGTCCGAAAAACGAGAACTTATCTTTGGAATTGGGCATCAAAATCACTGGAGAAAGATTTAAGAATATACTGTTGTTAGTTACCTCGAGAAAAGAGTACCACAGTCACATCTATACTCCCTAGTACCACAAGTCTTGGTGTGAGCTTTCCAATCAGATTGAACAGCATACTTCTTTGAACACTTCTCACACTTGTACTTCTTCTCACCATGTTTTCTGGAGTAATGCTTCTTGATTCCGGTGAGATCACCGAGGGCGCGGGAGGGGTCGTGGTGGACGCAAGTAGGCTCGGGACACAGATAGACCTTCCTCTTCACCTCTTTTGTAGTCTTTTGCTTTAGCTTCCAAGGCAAATTGTGTCCTCTTCTGTGGAGCTGGAGGTTTTGCTCCCTTTGGAACCCTTTGTTGCATACCTCACAAATGAACCTGTTTGTTGCCATTAGGGTTTTGGGAGATAGTGCGATTATCTCTGCGTCTGGATCTGTTAggcagaaaaaattaaaaagaaaaaaaaaggacaaagaagaaaatattagaaaaatctCATGATAATTAGTTAGAACACTTCCAAATTGACAGAAAAAGACTTTTTATAAAATTCCAATTTCAGTTTGAATTCCTCTTTGTACTTTCACAATTAGGGTTTTCTAATCAGAATAAAAACAAACACATAGAGCTCTATAATTTGTATCTTGCATAGGGTATATATGGTCGACCTTTTAAATCTCAAGACAAGATAACTAGCTGGGATATTCcaaattgattttaaaaaggaatctgaaaaaaaaaaaaacccatgtcAATTCCTCTTAGAAACTTTTTGAAAACTACCCATTTCAGTTTGAATTACTCTTTCAACTTTCTCAAATAGGGTTTTCTCATGAGAcaaaaacaaacatatatagCTATTAGCTATACAGTTTGTATATCGAatatggtatggtatggtagACATTTAAATCTCAAGATAGTTagctaaaattcaaaaattggtCTGAAAGGGGGATTTAGTAAATACCCCTATTAATTCCTTGTTCAAACTTTCAAAATTAGGGTTTCCTCATAAGATcaaaaaccaacacaaaaaaacacacactcaAGGGATAaacataaactttttttttttttttttgtttctgataAAATTGGTTGATACTTGCTTGGAGTTCCGGGttgatttcttctcttcttctgggGAGGAGCTGATGAAGAAGGCGGTGGTGGCGGTGCTGACGAGGaatgctgttgttgttgttgtctcATCATCTGAATCTGATCTTCTTCTCTCACTCCAAAGAAAGCCGCCGccgatgaagaagaagatgctgCCATCTTTCAAAACGACACCGTTTCTCTGACCTTTCCTTCTTGTTTCTTCGCAAAAGAACAATCTCAAAGTAATCCAGATATCAGCAATCCCACATGCAATTCTcaagctttctctctctttctcttccgaAACCTTATCTGAAGCTGAAAAAAGGGGGATTTGAGTTGAGTTGGCTGGGGGTATTTATGAGTTGATGAGTGAGGAAATCTGAAAAGTTGAATATCTGAAAAAGAAGCTGAAATCAaggcaagaaagaaagagaagagagagagagagcgctagagagagaaatgaaaagggAATAGAGACCCCCCATTGATATTTGATGCTTTTTTCCCTCTACTGCTTACATATACATCTCCTTGTattaattaaaatgaaattttaattttatttaaagAAAATGAGATGCTAGCTAGCTGCAGTGTTTCCTCAATGATTCGGTGTCATGcaggcacacacacacatatattttcatctgtcttttgtttttcttttcatttatttccctttttatcttttctgatttttcccAATCAATCGTTTTCTACATTAAATGAAATGCAAATTACAGAAAtttagagatagagagagaggagagagaaggagggggGGGGAGGGTGATGGTGTTGCTGTTCATCATGCTGCCTCCAACGCACCCTAATGTGTCCATATGCGGCGATGGATTGGGTCCACCGACCTGAGTAGAACCCacccccctcccctctctctatctctctctctaaccccaCTCGCCAAAGGAGTTTGGCGAGCACGAGAAAGCTAACAATTAAGTATTTATCTTTTATGTGGTTATATGTTTGAATTTTTCagacataaaatattttaaatcttGTTACCATTGAAAAGTTTGTCTGGTCATTAATTTCagaatctcaaaattaattaaagtgTGTATAAGCTGTCATGGATatccgtttaaaaaaaaaaaaccctctctctctctctctctctctctctctctctcatttcgtATCTTCTCACTCACTTCTGGACAAACTTCCTTCATCACCTCCTCCCTGGCCCCACTGTAAATTAAACTAATAGTCCTAGTATTACATAATAACTACTCTTTAGAGTTTGGGATCATTAAATATGGCATAGTGACCCACATATTGAATGTTTTGAGGGATGTTTATGTCTATACATATAGCGCTGTGATGGGGGAGCTCAGATTTGAATTCGGGAGGGTAAGAATAGATTACCCAAATATAATACAAATTTTACAGGTAACAATATCTCAAACAGTACACGTACTTTATGATTGATGATGTATGATACCGAAAAAAAGTACTCATGTTTCAAGAGTGATAATATATGATAGCCCAAAAGACACCTGTTATAAGTTTAATCGTTAATAATATTCATAAAATAGTACTCATCCTTTAAGCTTAATCGTCCataacataaaacaaaaataattcaaaaacaatGATCTATCGAATTGAAACTCGGCAttcttttaaatttcaaaaattatctaAGAGTATTTCTAAACAAATTTTAAAGCAATTCTCCTTTAAATGTATATTAgcgaagtgtttttttttttaaaaggcaacaaaattttattagaactcgaCTAGGAGTACATCGAGGGGAGACCAATTATGGACCACAGAGAATGAGGTACCATAAGAGGcttacaaaataaagaaaaggaaaaaaaaaaagattcgaTATTGAATGAGCCCAGAAACAAAATGGCCCAATTATCAGCACTTTCAACCTTGTTGAAAGTCAATACCAGCAACAAAACTCTAATCCAGGTGTGACTTCAATAATTTAAGAGAAAATCATATTCCATTAATTGTGCTCCAAAGCCTAGTTTTGATAATCTTCCAAGCCTCAAAATGATTGTTCTAGGTGATTGTGGGTGTGCCTCAGATTCAGGATGGAAGACGAATGGATGCACTTGCTTTGTTGGACTCGAAAATAGAACACTGAAGTATGCGCGTGCAAGAGAGTGGGTGCATTATGTTGGGGAGGTCAGTGTaatttatcccaaaaaaaattactatctcATGCACACAGGAACGGATTCAGAAATGTCGTTTAGTGGTGGCACCTTTGTTAATTATAGtggcgaaaatttatttttttagttaaccacaataagatcgttacataattaaggcatgcaatacaaactataaaaatatataacccatactttcacttaaattatttaaaaataagcacaaaatctcagacaaaatttgagagtatattttacatgaacatcgacaagttttagaatgatcgacatagttttattaatgatattattttaaaatattactcttagacggttaaaaataagtacaattaagaaagaatcgaTCCAAGTAGACaaatagtttgaaaattaacaaatataaatgcactatatgataaaattgaaacataaaactagttttacatgtatattttcaagatatatgtACTTGTTTATGTGTAGTAACAcatttaatttcataattatgcaaaatatacgaaaatataataaaattattttagtttcgagcgagggcacgtgcccccctttccctccgtccctacATGCACGCGTTCCATGATTTATCGATCTTCATTCTCTTTGtaggtatttttttaaaaatggaacCAATTACGATTATTTAACTAAGGCATGACccaaaatgttttacaaaatttcGTTAACATATAGCATATCCTTTTTTTCATATGTTTCAATTAACATTTAACATATCCATATAAATATCTAAGGAAAATAAGCACCTCACTTTGTGGGTCCAAATCAATGCCCCCTAGGCTTGGTTTGAAATAGCTACATGTATCCAAATACGTAGTAGTAACGATATACATATTAAAACCACTAAATGTTAGTACATATTTGGCAATAGCTGTCACGGCCAttatgttttaaaatttattaCACAATATGAACCTAGCGGTCGTGAATTGGATACAAGTTAATTGATATGTCTCTAGATTCGGCCAATTATCATGTGATTTTTATTCTAATGATGATATAACCCTGATgaggcctcgtttgattcgcGGACTAAAAATGATGTGATTAACAGTCTTGGGATTAATAGTCCCTGGATTATTTGTCCTAGATTAATTTCATCCCTAATTTCACCCTATTCCATGTTTGATTCGCGTGAGGTTAATTATGGGATAAGGAataggattattttttttaaattcaaaaacattttttgaaaaaaaaaacttttgaaaaataaacattttaaaacaaataattttgtgaaacattttcattacaaaacaatttgggaaaagtttttttttttgaactaatttttgaaaaaaaaacaaatttcttaaaaaagttgaaaattgattttctaaaagaaaaaaaaaactagtttttgattctttttttttgaagaaaaaggttttttgaaaacatttttcaaacaaaatagtttttgaaatcattttttgagaaacgaaagttttaaaaaacatttttcgtatttttttaacaaaaataatttctgaaaatatttttgaaaaacatgaaagttttgaaaatagtttttttttttttaagtttttgtaaaatatttttgaaaaataagaaagttttgaaaaaatatattttaaaaaaatgtttttcaaaacaatttctgaaattaatattaaagaaaataattctgaaaatactttttgaaatcaatctcaatatcatcaaaatatttttgaaaacaattccTTATTTGTTAATCCTAAGTAATCCCACTTCCCCCCCTAGGATTATTTAGTACcccccatatagggataaaattaatcctggaATTAATAATCCTGACAGTCATTTCGGGAACCAAACGTGGGATAACTCAGGATTAGGTCCATTTAGTCCTATCCCAAGCAGTTAATTCGCGAATCAAACAAGGCGTATATTATACAATACATAGCTGTTGATATTGGAAAATTAACCCAAGGGTGAATCAGAGGCCATGAAACCAACACCCGACCAAGGATGGATTGAGATGTGTCTAGACTGGGTAGCTGATGTGTTTGGATAGGGTAGCTGCCCACtgcaattttcaaaatctcaaTTTGTAAAGTATGATTCGTTCATCGTATTTTACCTACGATACATACTAATCTTAATTAACAtacttgttaaaaaaatttaaattgaaTACAAATTCGCTCTAGTAAATAAATATTCTTAGCGTAACTCTGTGCCCGGTTGTGACTCTACATATAGCTATCTACCACCAAATTTTAGGTGAAATTACACTAAGACCTCTCATTTGTACATGTTTGGATAAAGATGAAGGGATCTCTATGTAATTTCACCCATATTTTACTGTTGGGTGATTTGCTCATCAATGGTGAAAATGGCCAAATGGGGTGTGAACTGTGAGTATtttttactctatttttttcagTTACCAGATGCATTTAGCTCTAGGTGGTCACCTCAGCATCAAGAAGAAAGGGGGTAATTAAGTCATTTCTCCAAAAAGTAAGAATCACAATCATGACCCACGAAAAGACCTAATCCAACCACTAGGGATAAAGAATCAAACCCTTAAATCGAGAATCCAAAAAAGTTGAGCTAATTAATTCTCTGTAATCACAACCAAATCATGGCAATGTGGTATACTATAATATTACTCCAAAAAATGCCCAATCAGAAGAATTATGCACTTAGGGCATTTTTAAGTGgctttattcttttgtttttattcaaaattttcaaaatttttaattttgcattgattttttgtgaattattgtatCATTGTGACAaggagaaatctaaaaagtaacaaattaaaagcgaaatccaatttttttaataaagacaaaaaaattggccttttttttgtctttattcaaaacaaatttgggtttcaattgtaattttttaatttttcgatttctctcgctatcacgaagcaataatccacaaaaaaaaattgacgaaaactAGCAAATGCGAAAAGagattgaataaggacaaaaaaaatcatccaaattgCTTACTTAGGCCAAAAAGGCCCAAAATGCCAAAAAGGGTGGTTTGTGTGTGTATTCCAGTCTCTCTTGATTGTGATTCTTATATTTcctaataataataacatgATGCTTTTTTGCATTCCAGctgcaaatgtttttttttcttaagagagagaaggtgtGTTGCTTAAAAGGATTGGAATGGCCATGGCCATTCGTTTAATAACATACAAATTAAGTACAACGACGGCTTAACCATAAGCCCGTGACTGTTTTTCAAtgaatcttttctttttgtaaattaACGCGCATGTTCGAACTATTTTACGTGCACTTCACTTCCATTTATCTTTGAGGGACTAATTAATTCCaccatccattttttttataactcaggtgtcccgGCTAGCTCACGCGctcctcgactaattttggagaACCGATCCCCCTGCTTATAGGCGGAGATCCTAATTAAAGACGAGAAAAAGTATTGTAAGGCCAAACCCTTAATCCCACCGTCCATAGAGGGAGCCTCGATTAAAGCCGTAAAAATTTTCGTATGGACTAACTCTACCATGTAAAGACATTTCGAATGAGGAATCTATATATGAGGCAATAATTATAATCCTCACGTCTCaggcttttgaaatttgttgTGAGTCATCTCCTACACAGGCTCGGCCGGGGGTAAGCCCCACAAGCTGGCGGGCTTGGGTAACCCCTGGCATGGAGcaaccaaaagacaaaaaaaaaaaatgtaaatataaaaaattataaatccaacaaaaaaaaatggagtacgTATAGTttccatcaaaaaaaaaaattagaaagttTCTTGGAATACAAATAACATCGTCATTTTTATGGGGATGAGTTTTTTCAAGAACTTGACATTTGAAACCAATATTGCTGAGAGAAGTAACAAAATCGATTGACAGCATTTGATTTTACAAGGTCTTATTCATTGAAAATATGATGGTTTAATTCCAAATGGTATGGgttgtttattaaattttgtTGACTATACCGGTCATAGTTGCTTCGGCGGAGAGAAGCTTTTCAAaattgaagttgataaaaacTTACCTCACTTATGAGAGTGAATTAGATATGAGCTCGATTGAAAATGAGTACTTGGATAAATGAAAGTACAATAATTTAATTGAagattttgtttcaaaaaatacaaagagaAGTTATTTTCTCTGAATGAGATCGTGCTAATCATAAAATACTATAATCAGGGttgcattttgattttgattcgttgatgtaattcaagcttaAAGCACAACGTAaccctatttcttgtaattttgtaatttttttttaattttttatgacttaataatCAGTGGGCAACCAAACTTGAATGTCGGGGCCAACACTGCTCCTATATTAAGCCTAGtaacccttcttcttcttttttaacaacaaaaaaaaacccattattAATCATTGTaaaagatacaaagattaaaaggagcAAGAGCAATGACAATATTAAGCCTTGTAATTAACTTGCTATAGTGGGGTAACCATGCATTTCAgaaattttcacaaatatttTGTGTTCATCTCTGTATTGTTTCGAGGTTGAGGTTTTTTGTGTTTATCGGTGGTCGGCTAGCTGCTGGAAGAGATCGAAACATTGCAAATCTCATAACCAGACGATCtagaaattttcaaaacatgAGCTAAAGTtaatttaatttgaaattttcaaaacatgAGCTAAAGTTAATttaatttcccaaaaaaaaaaaaaatcaaagttgCTTTAATTGGAAAGATTAGCTAGAATATTATATTGCCGtaaaacaaaatctttttttttttttatagagagagagttaaAATTCAAGAGGGAACATGCAAAAATTGATCGAAGGGGAAAATAATAAA
Proteins encoded in this region:
- the LOC131301485 gene encoding protein indeterminate-domain 5, chloroplastic-like, which produces MAASSSSSAAAFFGVREEDQIQMMRQQQQQHSSSAPPPPPSSSAPPQKKRRNQPGTPNPDAEIIALSPKTLMATNRFICEVCNKGFQREQNLQLHRRGHNLPWKLKQKTTKEVKRKVYLCPEPTCVHHDPSRALGDLTGIKKHYSRKHGEKKYKCEKCSKKYAVQSDWKAHTKTCGTREYRCDCGTLFSRRDSFITHRAFCDALAQESARHPPSLSAIGSHLYGTTNNMSLGLSPLGHQISSLQDPNHPSTDILRLGGARPGPSQFDNLIPQNLGSTFRPPTNPLPSSAFFMTEPNQDFHDQADGQNQHGLISNKPFHGLMQLSDLQNNPNLPVSSGFLFPNQFNNGNSSGGSGNEGSSLFSGNPMGNQITSNIPSLYSSAVQNNNFPSHMSATALLQKAAQMGSTTSNSSASLLKNFGSASSSGNKSDHRPPPNISSNFGGVFGENNENNLHDLMNSLAGGGGSNIFGGVNNAFGGSEQESSYGGYNANRTSMEQAQTQPKFSDSLTRDFLGVGEIVRSMSSSGGGGGGGGGFDMSSLDSERKAAPPKSQAFGEGNFQ